In Candidatus Binatota bacterium, a single window of DNA contains:
- a CDS encoding HD domain-containing protein yields the protein MQTSFTAMRDASREDYQQIAHHSIEFGSGLPGRVMGHLEILAGDTGGYAVDRLTHSLQSATRAQRDGRDEEYVVCALLHDIGDTLACFNHADLAATILEPFVSEKNHWIVKHHGIFQGYYFFHHLDLDRDMRDRFRDHPYWKDCAEFCEKYDQNSFDPAYDTLALEHFEPLVESVFASLKKSIYLEGTTDQASNSESP from the coding sequence ATGCAGACCAGCTTCACAGCCATGCGCGACGCAAGTCGCGAAGACTACCAGCAGATCGCGCATCACTCGATCGAGTTCGGCTCCGGGTTACCAGGCCGCGTCATGGGGCACCTTGAGATTCTTGCCGGCGACACCGGGGGCTACGCCGTTGACCGACTCACCCACAGCCTGCAGAGTGCTACCCGCGCGCAGCGCGACGGCCGCGACGAGGAGTACGTCGTTTGCGCTTTGCTGCATGACATCGGCGATACGCTCGCGTGCTTTAACCACGCCGATCTCGCCGCGACGATACTGGAACCTTTTGTGAGTGAGAAGAACCACTGGATCGTCAAGCACCACGGCATCTTCCAGGGCTACTACTTCTTTCATCACCTCGACCTGGACCGCGACATGCGCGACCGTTTTCGCGATCACCCCTACTGGAAAGACTGCGCGGAATTCTGTGAGAAATACGACCAGAACAGCTTCGACCCCGCCTATGACACGCTGGCCCTGGAACACTTTGAGCCCCTTGTCGAAAGCGTCTTCGCATCGCTGAAAAAGTCTATATACCTGGAAGGAACGACCGACCAGGCCAGCAACTCAGAATCCCCATAG
- a CDS encoding two pore domain potassium channel family protein, translating to MAKLFTATSLDSGIAASRCNRLLVLLLGLLAMQPFVSGTLGSVIIGVTFLSVIGQAAAALADSDRHRITVLTLGGLSTLALIVHIVRPLGSTEEYAFVPALLALFVAYVGWTMLGFVVRGNADTRTRLSAALCVYLLAGLAWSMIYVMVFLIDPSSFTGAPIQELVANRADPAYTSDAFPVFTYFSYVTLTTLGYGDITPVSPHARTLVILEAIGGVLYVGVMVASLVGDRSTQSVE from the coding sequence ATGGCCAAACTATTTACAGCAACGTCACTCGACAGTGGGATCGCCGCCAGTCGCTGCAACCGCCTGCTGGTACTCCTACTGGGCCTGCTGGCCATGCAACCGTTTGTAAGCGGGACCCTGGGCAGCGTGATAATAGGTGTCACGTTCCTGTCCGTGATCGGACAGGCGGCGGCCGCGCTAGCCGACAGCGACCGCCACCGGATCACTGTGCTCACGCTCGGGGGCTTATCCACCCTGGCCCTGATCGTACACATAGTACGACCCCTGGGGAGTACCGAGGAATACGCGTTTGTTCCTGCGCTGCTCGCGCTCTTCGTTGCATACGTAGGCTGGACCATGCTGGGATTCGTCGTGAGGGGGAACGCCGACACCAGGACCCGCCTGTCGGCGGCGCTGTGCGTCTACCTGCTTGCCGGCCTGGCCTGGAGCATGATCTACGTAATGGTCTTTCTCATCGACCCGTCCAGCTTCACCGGTGCACCTATACAGGAGCTGGTCGCAAACAGGGCCGACCCGGCTTACACGAGCGACGCGTTCCCAGTTTTTACATACTTCAGTTACGTCACCCTGACCACGCTCGGCTACGGGGACATCACCCCCGTATCGCCGCACGCCAGGACACTGGTCATACTCGAAGCGATCGGCGGCGTACTTTACGTGGGTGTGATGGTTGCCAGCCTGGTGGGTGACCGCTCAACCCAGTCCGTCGAGTGA
- a CDS encoding ferritin-like domain-containing protein — protein sequence MSTADHYTSPPENQHWEAAQSFDANFCWEYDDGRKKLLGLYDKGKKLQWNAAERIDWSVDLDPDNPAGLPDEVIGIYGSKIWDGMDEAARVNVRRHFQAWQMSQFLHGEQGALVCTAKIVQQVPNMDAKFYAATQVVDEARHVEAYSRLLHEKYELIYPINPHLKSLLEDTISDSRWDITYLGMQVLIEGVALAAFGMIRDHAQNPLAQSVTAYVMQDEARHVAFGRLALRDYYPQLTDKERDEREEFVVEGCYLLRDRFLGDEIWANLGLPVDECKEATERSEFMRSYRSALFSRIVPTIKDIGLWGPRVRKAYADMGILGFADADLEALGQHDEEIALQFDQRQREVEEVAALAEGS from the coding sequence ATGTCTACTGCAGATCACTACACCAGTCCCCCCGAGAACCAGCATTGGGAAGCCGCGCAGTCCTTCGACGCGAACTTCTGCTGGGAGTACGACGACGGCCGAAAGAAACTCCTCGGCCTCTACGACAAGGGCAAAAAACTCCAGTGGAACGCCGCCGAACGCATCGACTGGTCGGTGGATCTTGATCCCGACAACCCCGCAGGACTGCCGGATGAGGTTATCGGCATCTACGGCTCTAAGATCTGGGACGGTATGGACGAAGCCGCACGGGTAAACGTGCGTCGACACTTCCAGGCCTGGCAGATGTCACAATTCCTTCACGGCGAGCAGGGCGCTCTTGTCTGCACCGCCAAGATCGTACAGCAAGTGCCCAACATGGATGCCAAATTCTATGCCGCCACACAGGTGGTCGACGAGGCGCGCCATGTCGAGGCCTACTCGCGGCTTCTGCACGAGAAGTACGAGCTCATTTACCCGATCAACCCGCACCTCAAGTCGCTGCTCGAAGACACCATCTCCGACTCCCGTTGGGATATCACCTATCTCGGCATGCAGGTCCTGATAGAGGGAGTCGCGTTGGCTGCGTTTGGCATGATCCGCGACCACGCGCAGAACCCTCTCGCACAGTCGGTCACCGCCTACGTGATGCAAGACGAGGCGCGCCACGTTGCCTTTGGACGGCTGGCTCTACGGGATTACTATCCGCAGCTCACGGACAAAGAGCGAGACGAGCGCGAGGAGTTTGTAGTGGAAGGCTGCTACCTGTTGCGCGATCGATTCCTGGGCGACGAGATCTGGGCAAATCTTGGCCTCCCGGTAGACGAGTGCAAGGAGGCGACCGAGCGCTCGGAGTTCATGCGCAGCTATCGCTCCGCTCTTTTCAGCCGCATTGTGCCCACGATCAAGGACATCGGCCTGTGGGGACCGCGAGTGCGCAAGGCATACGCCGACATGGGAATCCTCGGATTCGCCGATGCCGACCTGGAGGCACTCGGCCAGCATGATGAAGAGATCGCCCTGCAGTTCGACCAACGCCAGCGTGAAGTCGAGGAGGTTGCTGCGCTCGCCGAGGGGAGCTAG
- a CDS encoding acetone carboxylase subunit gamma, producing MAEFHKEDIARLMDGELPWPAVQDMLKSPKDLDRFDKFLEIMAERVPWDDTILLPLTPQLMIVARKGERVVKCVCGQEYGDYRVNWKLSALVHVRDSQEALDEIYRGRDALDEAWVQLREYICPGCGSMLEVEAVPRGCPPDFEFLPDLDTFYREWLGRELPDKCEYEDHTLAVVAEWSSEGE from the coding sequence ATGGCCGAATTTCACAAGGAAGACATTGCGCGCTTAATGGACGGGGAGCTGCCCTGGCCGGCCGTGCAGGACATGCTCAAAAGCCCCAAGGATCTCGACCGCTTTGATAAGTTCCTCGAGATAATGGCCGAGCGCGTGCCATGGGACGACACCATACTGCTGCCTCTTACGCCGCAGCTGATGATAGTGGCGCGCAAGGGCGAGCGCGTGGTCAAGTGTGTGTGCGGGCAGGAGTACGGCGACTACCGCGTAAACTGGAAGCTGTCGGCCCTGGTGCACGTGCGTGACAGCCAGGAGGCCCTCGACGAAATCTACCGTGGCCGCGATGCCCTGGACGAGGCATGGGTGCAGTTGCGCGAGTACATCTGTCCGGGCTGCGGCAGTATGCTCGAAGTAGAGGCCGTGCCGCGTGGCTGCCCGCCCGACTTTGAATTCCTGCCCGACCTCGACACCTTCTACCGCGAGTGGTTGGGCCGCGAGTTGCCCGACAAGTGCGAGTACGAGGACCATACGCTGGCCGTAGTGGCCGAGTGGTCCTCGGAAGGAGAGTAA
- a CDS encoding alpha/beta fold hydrolase yields the protein MPVFKNNETEIYYEEHGEGFPLLLLASGGMRSTLEMWDTQPWNPVPALAEHFRVITMDQRNAGRSTAPVLPTDSWQVYTADQLALLDHLGVNRFSVVGMCIGGSFGMGLIEAAPERVASAVLFQPIGLDETGPGNNRGAFHEMFDQWASQLTPERPGVAPDTWQAFKHAMYDGDFLFNVSRDFVAGCNTPLLVLCGRDLYHPEAISREIVALAPNAELVERWKEPEHVGASSARVTEFLKQHGGN from the coding sequence ATGCCCGTATTCAAAAACAACGAAACCGAGATCTACTACGAGGAACACGGCGAGGGTTTCCCGCTGCTGCTGCTGGCATCCGGCGGCATGCGCTCCACGCTTGAGATGTGGGACACGCAGCCCTGGAACCCGGTGCCGGCCCTGGCCGAACACTTTCGCGTGATCACCATGGACCAACGCAACGCCGGGCGCTCAACAGCGCCGGTACTGCCCACCGACTCCTGGCAGGTTTATACCGCCGACCAGCTTGCCCTGCTCGACCACCTGGGCGTGAACCGCTTCAGCGTCGTGGGCATGTGCATCGGTGGGTCATTCGGCATGGGGCTCATCGAAGCCGCGCCCGAACGCGTGGCATCGGCCGTACTGTTTCAACCCATAGGCCTCGACGAAACCGGGCCCGGGAATAACCGCGGCGCTTTCCATGAGATGTTCGACCAGTGGGCAAGCCAACTGACGCCCGAGCGGCCCGGGGTCGCGCCGGATACCTGGCAGGCATTCAAGCACGCCATGTACGACGGTGACTTTCTGTTCAACGTGTCACGCGATTTCGTGGCCGGCTGCAACACGCCGCTACTGGTGCTGTGTGGCCGCGACCTGTACCACCCCGAGGCTATCTCCCGCGAGATCGTCGCACTGGCCCCCAACGCAGAGCTGGTGGAGCGATGGAAAGAGCCCGAACACGTAGGGGCCTCCTCGGCGCGGGTGACCGAGTTTCTCAAGCAGCACGGCGGCAACTGA
- a CDS encoding nitroreductase family deazaflavin-dependent oxidoreductase — MSDTANTTDTASTDSKPQDKGAAPPRWILKIITRLHVMLSRLTGARLGNTLGGDEVCFVDMTGARSGRRLTVPLMYVPHGDDVLLVASLGGAPKNPIWYHNIVKNPGVDITYRGLRKSYTARLAQADEKPAMWPVCDGCYAPFADYRKRTTRDIPIFVCSPV; from the coding sequence ATGAGCGACACCGCCAACACCACCGATACTGCCAGCACGGACAGCAAGCCCCAGGACAAGGGAGCAGCACCGCCGCGCTGGATTCTCAAGATCATCACCCGCCTGCACGTCATGTTGAGCCGGCTGACCGGCGCGCGCCTGGGCAACACCCTGGGCGGCGACGAGGTCTGCTTTGTCGACATGACCGGTGCCCGCAGCGGCCGCCGACTGACCGTGCCGCTTATGTACGTGCCGCACGGAGACGATGTTTTGCTGGTGGCATCGCTGGGCGGCGCGCCGAAGAATCCCATCTGGTATCACAACATCGTCAAGAACCCGGGCGTCGACATCACTTACCGTGGCCTGCGCAAGAGCTACACGGCCCGCCTGGCCCAGGCCGACGAAAAGCCCGCCATGTGGCCGGTGTGCGACGGTTGCTACGCGCCCTTCGCCGACTACCGCAAGCGAACCACCCGCGACATTCCCATCTTCGTCTGCTCGCCGGTGTAG
- a CDS encoding DMT family transporter has product MPEPWILLTVAAAFLQNIRSALQKDLKTRLSNTGATYVRFAFGAPFALVYLLVLTVGLDHPLPKPGGTFFFYGALGGIGQVLATATLLHAFSFRNFAVSTAYRKTEPLQAAAFSVAILGESVGELAGIGILVSVVGVLLLTVSRQDVTRRPLRNIFLDRGAGLGMLSAALFALAGVSYRAASLSLVSDGGAFLRAGFTLSCVLVFQAVLMTLYLALREPGQLREVGRAWRPSLWVGICGASASVGWFTAMTLQNVAYVTALGQVELLFAMAASWIFFRERSNRLELAGMAVMLFGIVILILES; this is encoded by the coding sequence ATGCCCGAACCGTGGATCCTGTTAACCGTAGCGGCTGCCTTCCTGCAGAACATTCGCTCGGCGCTGCAGAAGGATCTCAAGACGAGACTCAGCAACACCGGAGCGACCTACGTCCGCTTCGCTTTTGGCGCACCGTTCGCCCTCGTTTACCTACTGGTGCTGACGGTCGGGCTCGACCACCCGCTGCCGAAGCCGGGCGGCACCTTCTTTTTTTATGGAGCCCTGGGCGGGATCGGCCAGGTGCTTGCCACCGCCACCCTGCTGCACGCATTTTCGTTTAGAAACTTCGCCGTGAGCACCGCCTACCGGAAGACCGAGCCCCTGCAGGCTGCGGCATTCAGCGTTGCCATTCTCGGGGAGTCGGTGGGAGAGCTGGCAGGGATCGGCATACTCGTGTCGGTCGTGGGCGTGTTGTTGCTCACCGTCTCCCGCCAGGACGTAACCCGGCGCCCCCTGCGCAACATTTTCCTGGACCGGGGGGCCGGGCTGGGAATGTTATCGGCCGCACTGTTCGCCCTGGCGGGTGTTTCGTACCGGGCAGCCTCGCTCTCCCTGGTATCCGACGGGGGAGCGTTCCTGCGCGCCGGGTTCACGCTTTCCTGCGTATTAGTGTTCCAGGCCGTGTTAATGACCCTTTACCTCGCGCTGCGTGAGCCCGGACAACTTCGCGAGGTGGGCCGGGCATGGCGACCGTCGCTCTGGGTAGGAATATGCGGCGCATCGGCATCGGTAGGCTGGTTTACCGCGATGACTTTACAGAACGTGGCCTACGTGACCGCGCTCGGGCAGGTGGAACTTCTCTTCGCGATGGCAGCTTCGTGGATATTCTTCCGCGAACGCAGCAACCGCCTCGAACTCGCGGGCATGGCCGTCATGCTTTTCGGTATCGTTATACTGATCCTCGAGAGCTGA
- a CDS encoding CoA transferase, which yields MPAVGAGSTQKPGALDGLRVLDLGSMMAAPYAATLLGDLGADVIKVEAHRGDDSRYLGPERDGEHTPFLAINRNKRSLLLDLRQDEARPVFERLLATTDVLITNVREPALSRLGLAYEQVKAHRDDVIWAGVTAFGPDGPYAGRPGIDFLAQGYAGMISLNGQPGSEQARVTIPVVDVMTSELVVTGVLAALLVRERTGEGQRVDVSLLDALAHAQSPGLAVWNVAGEVTPRTGNASQYFAPSGIYPTLDDSHVVITCPADKFFANLCSALEVDWHEQSRFASVNDRLANAGELDELVASRTRTFDREELVERLVAADVLTAPIKTIDEVSSDPQLRHNGMLAEVEHATLGPVTVTGVPVKLGSTPGSVRLAPPVHGQHTRELLAELGYDADAVEQLLSSRAAGAA from the coding sequence ATGCCGGCCGTGGGCGCAGGCAGTACACAGAAACCCGGTGCCCTCGACGGCCTGCGGGTGCTCGACCTGGGCAGCATGATGGCTGCGCCTTACGCGGCCACGCTGCTGGGCGATCTCGGCGCCGACGTCATCAAGGTCGAGGCCCACCGCGGCGACGACAGCCGCTACCTCGGTCCCGAGCGTGACGGTGAACACACGCCTTTTCTTGCCATCAACCGCAACAAGCGCAGCCTTCTGCTCGACCTGCGGCAGGACGAAGCCCGGCCGGTGTTCGAGCGGCTGTTGGCCACCACCGACGTGCTCATCACCAACGTGCGGGAGCCCGCCCTGTCGCGGCTCGGCCTTGCCTACGAGCAGGTCAAGGCCCATCGCGACGACGTCATCTGGGCGGGGGTTACAGCTTTTGGCCCCGACGGTCCTTACGCGGGCCGACCCGGCATAGACTTCCTGGCCCAGGGCTACGCGGGGATGATTTCCCTGAACGGTCAACCTGGCTCTGAGCAGGCGAGGGTAACCATACCGGTGGTGGACGTGATGACCTCGGAGCTGGTGGTCACCGGTGTGCTGGCGGCGTTGCTGGTGCGCGAGCGCACGGGTGAGGGACAGCGCGTTGACGTGTCGTTGCTCGACGCGTTGGCGCACGCGCAGTCGCCGGGCCTGGCGGTGTGGAACGTTGCGGGCGAAGTGACGCCGCGCACGGGCAACGCCAGCCAGTACTTTGCCCCCTCGGGCATCTACCCGACCCTCGATGACAGCCACGTTGTAATCACCTGCCCCGCCGACAAGTTCTTTGCCAACCTGTGCAGCGCGCTCGAAGTCGACTGGCACGAGCAGTCGCGCTTCGCGTCGGTGAACGATCGCCTGGCCAACGCTGGTGAGCTCGACGAGTTGGTCGCATCGCGCACCCGGACATTTGATCGCGAGGAGTTGGTCGAGCGCCTGGTGGCGGCCGACGTTCTCACCGCGCCCATAAAGACCATTGACGAGGTCAGCAGCGACCCGCAGCTAAGGCACAACGGCATGCTGGCCGAGGTGGAGCACGCCACGCTGGGCCCGGTGACGGTGACCGGTGTGCCGGTCAAGCTGGGGTCTACCCCCGGCTCGGTGCGCCTGGCGCCGCCCGTGCACGGCCAGCACACACGCGAACTGCTGGCGGAGCTGGGTTACGACGCCGACGCGGTCGAGCAGTTGCTGTCTTCGCGCGCTGCCGGCGCTGCCTGA
- a CDS encoding CoA transferase: MAGALDGIRVIDLTMWFQGPVAGQHLADQGAEVIHFENPKGGDLGRGVASIKALPVGDWNQYFLVINRNKKSMAVDLKSDAGRQVMYELVEKSDVFLTNLSAGALSKWGVSYDDLSAINPRLVYAMGSGYGPRGTVTKPSFDLTVQALIGVMTRLGEPGQPPIYLGMGSGDAMGGLMAAFGITTALWAREKTGRGQFLDASLYGAQLFMAAPTMQAWLATASDRFSRQVSRSHARNPTWNTYRASDRWLVVCVHNDDGQWAKLAGALGDDVLAADARFTTEAARGENNVELVAELDRVLVGDTAENWVERLAETGLHAGVVCTLAELAEDEGAWANDYLARTHCNEVNREVMLRGLPLGLRGTPGTINTLGPELGQDTELILFETLGYDWDRIGELKSSGAIL, translated from the coding sequence ATGGCGGGCGCGCTCGACGGCATACGCGTCATCGATCTCACCATGTGGTTCCAGGGCCCGGTGGCCGGTCAGCACCTCGCCGACCAGGGCGCCGAGGTCATACACTTTGAGAACCCGAAGGGAGGCGATCTCGGCCGCGGCGTGGCGAGCATCAAGGCGCTGCCCGTGGGCGACTGGAACCAGTACTTCCTGGTCATAAACCGTAACAAGAAGAGCATGGCGGTTGATCTCAAGAGCGATGCAGGACGCCAGGTCATGTACGAGCTGGTGGAGAAGTCCGACGTTTTTCTCACCAACCTGAGCGCCGGCGCGCTGTCAAAATGGGGCGTGAGTTACGATGACCTCTCTGCCATAAACCCGCGCTTGGTCTACGCCATGGGCAGCGGTTATGGGCCGCGCGGCACGGTGACCAAGCCGTCTTTCGATCTCACGGTGCAGGCATTGATCGGCGTGATGACCCGCCTGGGCGAGCCCGGTCAGCCGCCTATCTACCTTGGCATGGGTTCGGGCGACGCCATGGGTGGCTTGATGGCGGCCTTCGGTATCACCACCGCCCTCTGGGCCCGCGAGAAGACCGGCCGTGGGCAGTTTCTCGACGCGTCGCTCTACGGTGCGCAGTTGTTCATGGCCGCGCCCACGATGCAGGCGTGGCTGGCGACGGCCAGTGACAGGTTCTCGCGGCAGGTGTCGCGCAGCCATGCACGCAATCCGACCTGGAATACTTATCGTGCCTCGGACCGTTGGCTGGTCGTTTGCGTGCACAACGACGACGGGCAGTGGGCGAAGCTGGCCGGTGCACTAGGCGATGACGTGCTGGCCGCTGACGCGCGTTTTACGACTGAAGCCGCACGCGGCGAAAACAATGTCGAGCTGGTGGCCGAACTCGACCGCGTGCTGGTGGGCGACACGGCTGAGAACTGGGTCGAGAGGCTCGCAGAGACCGGGCTGCACGCGGGCGTGGTGTGCACGCTGGCCGAGCTGGCCGAGGACGAGGGCGCCTGGGCCAACGACTATCTCGCGCGCACCCACTGCAACGAGGTCAATCGCGAGGTGATGCTGCGCGGCCTGCCCCTGGGCTTGCGTGGTACCCCGGGCACGATCAACACGCTGGGCCCCGAGCTGGGACAGGACACCGAGTTGATACTGTTCGAAACCCTGGGCTACGACTGGGATCGCATCGGCGAGCTCAAGTCGTCGGGCGCCATACTCTAG
- a CDS encoding DUF1295 domain-containing protein, with the protein MNRPAFTQDRFASMAYVVLVYQLVVGLAWWTFGAFDLSPLWAMSAGLFASALLCFVAMLPVNNGSVFDPWWSVLPPFAALYFLTLAAGEGLSDRQLAVLVVVVAWSLRLTLNWFRDYPGLTHEDFRYVDLYEKTPLPRWAVRLFLVDLFPALQVVLGCLPLYPALVLGGGEFVALDLLALVVGLVAVALELVADEQMRNFIRRRAEGENMSSGLWRYSRHPNYLGEILFWVSLFLFGLAAAPGWWWTGVGAVAMILMFVFASVPMMDERSLARRPGYADYARRTSALVPWPPRRD; encoded by the coding sequence ATGAACCGACCCGCTTTCACCCAGGATCGCTTTGCTTCCATGGCCTACGTCGTCCTCGTTTACCAGCTGGTGGTCGGGCTGGCCTGGTGGACCTTCGGCGCCTTTGACCTCTCCCCGCTGTGGGCCATGAGTGCGGGCCTGTTCGCCTCCGCGCTGCTCTGCTTCGTGGCCATGCTGCCGGTCAACAACGGCTCGGTGTTTGACCCCTGGTGGAGCGTGTTGCCTCCATTCGCCGCGCTTTATTTTCTCACGCTTGCGGCGGGCGAGGGGCTGAGCGACCGACAGCTGGCCGTGCTCGTGGTGGTCGTGGCGTGGTCGCTGCGGCTCACCCTGAACTGGTTCCGCGACTATCCCGGCCTGACACACGAGGATTTCCGCTACGTTGATCTTTACGAGAAGACGCCGTTACCACGGTGGGCCGTACGGTTGTTTCTCGTTGATCTCTTTCCCGCCTTGCAGGTGGTGCTCGGCTGCCTGCCGCTTTACCCGGCGCTGGTGCTGGGCGGCGGCGAGTTCGTTGCGCTGGACCTGCTGGCCCTGGTCGTTGGCCTGGTCGCCGTGGCCCTGGAACTGGTCGCCGACGAACAGATGCGCAATTTCATACGCAGGCGCGCCGAGGGCGAAAACATGTCGAGCGGGCTGTGGCGTTACTCACGCCACCCCAACTACCTTGGCGAGATACTGTTCTGGGTGTCGCTGTTCTTGTTCGGCCTGGCGGCTGCACCCGGGTGGTGGTGGACCGGGGTAGGCGCAGTGGCAATGATACTGATGTTCGTCTTTGCGAGCGTTCCCATGATGGACGAGCGCAGTCTCGCTCGACGGCCGGGCTACGCCGACTACGCCCGGCGCACCTCGGCGCTCGTGCCCTGGCCGCCGCGGCGGGATTGA
- a CDS encoding MerR family transcriptional regulator, whose translation MPEELPTQQPPKRLKMKDLEEATGVGRETIRFYLNQGLLPEPERPARNVAWYDESFVKRILFIKELQKKRYLPLNVIERIVADDGNPSGAEIQALLEIDGKLFPQIEGAPNAKRELVRDAVQRLGLPASDVHKAAQARAIEIKSHNGEDWIEDTSLAILELWAELRSSGFTTEGGFDADQIGLYVTMVEWLASQELRLFTRGIAGRVESDEAARMAEVGIDLLNQIIGLLRKKTLVELISRGNLPPHPQRNPA comes from the coding sequence GTGCCCGAAGAACTCCCCACGCAACAGCCTCCCAAGCGGCTCAAGATGAAAGACCTGGAAGAGGCGACCGGGGTCGGGCGCGAGACTATACGGTTCTACCTTAACCAGGGGCTACTGCCCGAACCCGAGCGTCCGGCGAGAAACGTCGCTTGGTACGACGAATCCTTCGTCAAGCGCATCCTCTTCATCAAGGAACTACAAAAAAAGCGTTACCTGCCCCTGAACGTCATTGAGCGCATTGTGGCCGATGACGGCAATCCGTCGGGCGCCGAAATCCAAGCGCTCCTCGAGATTGACGGCAAGCTCTTCCCGCAGATCGAGGGCGCACCCAATGCCAAGCGCGAGCTGGTTCGGGACGCGGTACAGCGACTTGGCTTGCCGGCGAGCGACGTCCACAAGGCAGCCCAGGCACGGGCCATAGAGATCAAATCGCACAACGGCGAGGACTGGATCGAGGACACCTCGCTCGCCATCCTTGAGCTGTGGGCGGAGCTGCGCAGCTCCGGCTTCACGACCGAAGGTGGGTTCGACGCCGACCAGATCGGCCTCTACGTCACCATGGTCGAGTGGCTGGCAAGCCAGGAGCTACGCTTGTTCACCCGCGGTATCGCCGGGCGGGTTGAAAGCGACGAGGCTGCGCGCATGGCCGAGGTCGGGATCGATCTGCTGAACCAGATAATCGGCCTCCTGCGGAAGAAGACGCTCGTCGAACTCATCTCACGGGGTAACCTACCGCCCCACCCGCAGCGCAACCCGGCGTAA